From Bos mutus isolate GX-2022 chromosome 5, NWIPB_WYAK_1.1, whole genome shotgun sequence, one genomic window encodes:
- the VAMP1 gene encoding vesicle-associated membrane protein 1, with translation MSAPAQPPTEGAEGAAPGGGPPGPPPNMTSNRRLQQTQAQVEEVVDIMRVNVDKVLERDQKLSELDDRADALQAGASQFESSAAKLKRKYWWKNCKMMIMLGAICAIIVVVIVIYFFA, from the exons AT GTCTGCTCCAGCTCAGCCACCCACTGAAGGGGCAGAAGGGGCTGCCCCAGGTGGGGGTCCCCCTGGCCCTCCTCCTAATATGACCAGTAACAGACGACTACAGCAGACCCAGGCACAAGTGGAGGAG GTGGTGGACATCATGCGTGTAAACGTGGACAAGGTCCTGGAGAGGGACCAGAAGCTGTCAGAGCTGGATGACCGAGCCGACGCTCTGCAGGCGGGTGCATCACAATTTGAGAGCAGCGCTGCCAAGCTAAAGAGGAAGTACTGGTGGAAAAACTGCAAG ATGATGATCATGCTGGGAGCCATCTGCGCCATCATCGTGGTAGTTATTGTAA TCTACTTTTTTGCTTGA
- the MRPL51 gene encoding large ribosomal subunit protein mL51, whose translation MAGSLSWVAGRRLWGMVPLACRSFFLGVPRLFHVRVTLPPPKVIDRWNQKRAMFGVYDNIGILGNFEKHPKELIKGPVWLRGWKGNELQRCIRKKRMVGNRMFIDDLHNLNKRISFLYKRFNRHGKHR comes from the exons ATGGCAGGGAGCCTCTCTTGGGTGGCAGGCAGGCGCTTATGGGGCATGGTGCCGCTGGCCTGCAGAAGTTTCTTTCTGG GTGTTCCCAGATTGTTCCATGTAAGGGTCACCCTCCCGCCCCCCAAAGTGATTGATCGTTGGAACCAGAAGAGGGCGATGTTCGGGGTATATGACAATATCGGGATCCTGG GAAACTTTGAAAAACACCCCAAAGAATTGATCAAGGGCCCCGTGTGGCTTCGAGGCTGGAAGGGGAATGAACTGCAGCGTTGTATTCGAAAGAAGAGAATGGTAGGAAATCGGATGTTCATTGATGACCTGCACAACCTGAACAAACGCATCAGCTTTCTCTACAAACGCTTTAATCGACATGGGAAGCACCGGTAG